gtgacgcgtccctctttcggcatccagcccgacctccctggatgacgcgccagtccatgtgaccgctgcagcctgtgcttggcctgtgattggctgcagccgtcacttacactgaaacgtcatcctgggaggccggactggagacagacgcagggagttctcggtaagtatgaacttatatgtttttttacagatacatgtatattgagatcggtagtcactgtcccgggtgcagaaacagttactgccgatcgcttaactctttcagcaccctggacagtgactatttacagacgtctcctagcaacgctcccgtcattacgggagccccattgacttcctcagtctggctgtagacctagaaatacataggtccagccagaatgaagaaatgtcatggtagtaaaaccaatacgctccgcagcacacataatatctgcggacttcattgcggaattttgactctccattgaagtcaatggagaaattccgccatgagtccgccactgctccgcaacagacagagcatgctgcggacaccaaattccgctccgcagcctatgctccgcagcggaattttacgcctcgtctaaacgaacactgctaaattaaagtgtaagtcaatggacaaacggcaccgctgcggattaacgctgcggagtgtccgcagcggaatttaagtgaaattccgccacgtgtgaacccgccctaataagaCTAATCTACTAGGATTGTACATGCaaataataatttaatttatATGAATATTTTACCCTAAAGAAAATCACCCTCATCGTTGGAAGTATCTGTACATGCAGGACCTTTCCGACCAACgtcatgttaataaaaaaaaagatcaaaatgcCTATTGGATTGTGGAGAATTTTAGAGAAGTtgtatgaaattaaaaaaaaaaggtgtctgctttcttccagcaATAGCGCCCCTCTAGTTCAtaggctttgtctggtattgcagcacaatCACTTCAATAGGCTGAGCTACAATAACACCCAGCGCATGGGCAAGAGTGGCGCtgagagtggcgctatttctcgAAGAATGTagtcatgtttttttgtttatcacATCCACCCCCTTTTAATTAGAGCTTGTCTATGTAGGTTAATAAACATTAGAATTTTGGCTGCAATTTTAATTGGATCAGAAGATAATTTCTGTAGACCTTCAGTCCATAGTGGAGAAATCTGGATTAAACAGATTTGAATTTCCCTGTCCGATCCTTTTGTATCCCTCAAAGATAAGTGGCGCCTGATAAGTGTCCACCAAACTATGTCTATGTCACCTTTGGACATATTATTCGTAACATATGATAATAATCACTGACCAGGCATAAATTTATCATCCTAAATGTGttatcatttgcatatttttATGATTTCGATCATATCTGTCAATTATCACTACATGTAGTTTGGGATGAGGGGGCAGCTGATAAGGAGGAGGCCCccggtattagccctgcctgtctCCTCCTGCCTCCTTGCAGGGACTGGACCACTGTCAGAGACCTGGCTTCCTGATATCTGAGTCCCAGCCcagcattacattacactgctgcCTCCAGGGGGTTTATCTGTCCTCCCAGCACAGGGGAGGGGATCTGTATCTGCTCAGATTCTGCACCAGTCATCTCCTGCTCAAGACACATTGTGGATCGTACAAGCATCGGCTGCTGGATGTATGAATGCCCGACCATGTCGCACAGAAGTGCCCACCCCACATCCTTTACAATCCGGGATATATTAAATATGGGCTGCACGGATTGTAGCAAAGACAAGAGCTCAGACTCCGAGGATCCAGTGCAGGATGAACTGTCAGGGCAATCTCTGGCTGAGACCGATACAGAACACTGCTGTCCGGCCGAGACATCGCCCGACTTATCGGCGGGCGAGACTCCTAGCGAAAAGACGCGAGCACACAGCCCGGACCAGGGCAGACACAGCCGGGAGGAATCACGATGGTACAGCGACCAGGAGCCGCAGTCAGACGGTGAGAGCTTCCAAATATCCTCTGTATAGTGTAAAGTATATCGAATAATTATTATAGAATCTTTATTGTAAAGAGACACAAAGTATCGCAGCCGAGAGGTGTCGATTATATCCgatattgttacaatgtatcattataACTTCAGATTCATCTAGATTACTCAGGTGACTCATTTCTAGCAGTAATCTATATATAAGGAGTATGTGAGGAGTCTTCTATATGACCCACAATAACTTACAATGCACCCAAAAATTACTATATAACCATGTTAACTTTTTCTAAAAATATCGGATATAGCCCGGTTATAGGACAAAGTTGTTATGTAATCGTTCAAGCAAAATTGGTTAATAGATATTAAGAGCAAACGAATTTGTTAtttgttagatagatagatagatagatagatagatagatagacagacagacagacggacggacggacggacggacggacggacggacggacggacagacagacagacagacagacagacagacagacagatagatatgagagagataaaaTTGCCGataatcaatctatctatctcatatctatctatctcatatctatctatctatctatctaatctatctatctatctatctatctatctatctatctatctatctatctatctatctatctatctatctatctatctatctatctatcgataatTATAAATTTATAATGTTCCCATTTACCCTATAGGAGACAGTCCAGAGCTGTGTGTGGGTGACAAGCTGGAGGATGAGCAGAGATCAGGGAAGAAGAGGACCCGGGCAGCCTTCTCCCATGCCCAGGTCTATGAGCTGGAGAGGAGGTTCAGTCTTCAGAGATACCTATCTGGACCTGAGAGGGCAGACCTGGCTGCAGCCCTGAAGCTTACAGAAACCCAGATCAAAATCTGGTTCCAGAACAGGAGATACAAGACCAAGAGGAAGCTTATTGCCAAGCAGCAGGCAGTGAAGCCCCATGAGACCCCGGCCAAGCAGGTGGCAGTCAGGGTGCTGGTAAAGGATGATCAGAGACAGTACTGCCCAGAGGATGCCATCTGCCCATCCCTGTTGTCATTATACCAGACCTACCAGTATTACCCCTTCATATACCGCCTGCCCGCCTGGTCCCCCCACGTCTAACACTCAGGGGGTTGAGGAAACCCTTTCCCAACTTCAGAGGACTGGAACCTGAAACATTCCATGCATATTTCCTGCTGATgtggcactacaagtcccagaaaTGTTCCACAGTCGTTTATAGGTCATACATTATAGCTGGGTCAGAGTGATTGAGAGGGGGCCAGCAAACCACCTAAAAAATACTGGGGGGCTGCAGCTTTCCTATAGAAATGGCATTCCATGTATGAACCCCGCTATGGACGGCACATTGTGGCCTCATATAGAGACAGATATCACGCAATTTCTACTACTGAAGCGTGTGGCTCTCCAGATGTtgcaggactacaactcccagtataacCTGACAACCgcagggagttgtagtttattaGAAGCAGGTGGTGGACCACAGGATGCAGATCAGTATTCTTCTATATGCCTCTGCCCACTCCTTAGCATTAGATTCATGTTGCTTTATATCCAGGGATGTTCCTATTATATCCGACAGTATCCatgttatatacagagctgggtgTCTATGTTATATCCAGGTGTCCATGTTATATGCAGGGGTGCCCATGTTATATCCAGGAATGACCTCGTTATTTGGAGGAATGTCCATGTTCCATTCAGGAGTGATATACAGGGTTGTCCATGTGATATGCAGTAATGTCCATGTGATATGCAGTAATGTCTGTTATATGTAGGGGTGCTCATGTTATATACTGGGCTGTCCATGTTATATGCAAGGATGTCGTGTCCGTGCTATACACAAGAGGTTATATACAAAGGTacacatattatatacaggagtgtcCCATGTTATACACAGTGATGTTCATGTGTTAAACAGAAGTGTCCTTATCGTATATAGGGTTGTCAATGTAATATAATGAAGCGTCCATGCTAAATACAGGGGTGTCTATATCGTATACAGGGGACTCCATGTCATATACAGGAGTCTCCATGTTATATACTGAGGTGCCCATATCATATACATGAGTGTCCATGCCATATCCAGGCGTGTTCATGTCATATACAGACTCCATGTTATATACCGGGGTGTACATGTTATTTGCAGGGTCCGTGTTATATACCGGGGTGTACATGTCATGTAAAGGGTCCGTGTTATATACCGGGGTGTACATGTTATTTGCAGGGTCCGTGTTATATACCGGGGTGTACATGTTTTAAATCTAGATCTGCTGACTGCATTCAGTGTGTAAATATCCGTGTGAATTTTCTAAATTAGAAAATGTCTAATAATATTATTCTGATAATTAACATTTTGTAGCATTCGGCTGAAGTCGGGATTTTGCCCTCATTTGTAGGAATAGCTCTGACTGTGAATTTATCTGTGATCTGTCGATGAGATCGCTCTGCACTTATTGTTTACTGTAAATATCTTGACTTATTATATCCACTGAATATGATTGtaatttattagaaaaataaaaactgtcGCTTTGTAATCTGAAGTGAAGAATTTCATGGGTTTTGTCTCTTCAGGCTATATacatatagattaaaaaaaagatacaaatatataaaaacatattcTTATAAAATACATATTAACATTTAAGCAGCAGTAATTATGTAATTGCCTTTTGCCAAATCATATTTAATTTGCCGCAGTTATAGTGAGCAGTACAAATATGGTCCCAATAAATCAGtttaaatgcaaataaataattaaattgtCTAATATCATCTATTTAAGAAACTACTGTTTTtgcctttaatatattttttccgTCAGTATTAATTCAGTATAACCAATCCTAAAATAATGAATACAATTTAAATCAATTTAAAACAATAAAcaggaataaataataattaaataataataatatttataataaaaacgattacataataataataataataataataataacttatacaataaacatgaataaataataaaaaataacagtaaataattaataataaatgtTTAATAATAATATGCTTAAATGATAATTAAAAAAGAATAAATCATAAtagtaatacatttaaaaaataataatcataaaaatAAGCATAAAACAATACACATAAATACATTTGAATTATTCTATGCACGTTTTGAATGCAGAAAAATATAAGaaaccaaacaaacaaaaaaagaaatataaatgAACATTTTGTTTTGCTAGGAATTTGTATTGTTCTGAACGATTTAATCTAATtaaattttacatttattttcagtGTACTGAAAATTTCTACAAATGGATAACATTACTAGAGACAACCAGACAGACAgaagtcaaaaaatgagcagcaactccaatagtaagggtgaaaaaagtgggtacttttaatGCCCgtacaacgtttcagctccgctcactggagcctttctcaagcctgagaaaggctccagtgagcGTAGCTGAGATGTTGCACGGGCATTAAAAGTACCTacttttttcacccttactattggagttgctgctcattttttgacttctgtgtatctgggacttggtctgtccctcagagcctgcacccacacgctgccagtgctgctggacttggtatatttctgtagatagatatgagatagatagatagatagatagatagatagatagatagatagatagatagatagatagatagatagatagatagatagatagatagatagatagatagatagatagatagatagatagatagatgagctaGATagatgagctagatagatagatagatagatagatagatagatagatagatagatagatagatagatagatagatagatagatagatagatagatagatagatagatagatagatagatagatagatgagctagatagatagatagatagatagatagatagatagatagatagatagatagatagatagatagatagatagatagatagatagatagatagatagatagatagatattagatagatagatattagatagatagataga
The nucleotide sequence above comes from Rhinoderma darwinii isolate aRhiDar2 chromosome 11, aRhiDar2.hap1, whole genome shotgun sequence. Encoded proteins:
- the LOC142664120 gene encoding homeobox protein zampogna-like, with amino-acid sequence MYECPTMSHRSAHPTSFTIRDILNMGCTDCSKDKSSDSEDPVQDELSGQSLAETDTEHCCPAETSPDLSAGETPSEKTRAHSPDQGRHSREESRWYSDQEPQSDGDSPELCVGDKLEDEQRSGKKRTRAAFSHAQVYELERRFSLQRYLSGPERADLAAALKLTETQIKIWFQNRRYKTKRKLIAKQQAVKPHETPAKQVAVRVLVKDDQRQYCPEDAICPSLLSLYQTYQYYPFIYRLPAWSPHV